A portion of the Limosilactobacillus reuteri genome contains these proteins:
- a CDS encoding IS30 family transposase, giving the protein MGTTILSFEDRVVIETLRYENRSLKYIADYLGFSKTTIFNEVHRLTGEYHAVKAQADHEAKLSHRGRKTILTTNLKRLIEEKIKIQKWSIEQVAHVVRIAYKTIYNWIDQGVLDIGVADLPDHGIRRRRAIETRGTFSHGRSIEDRPAEVIDRHTSGHFEADTVLSGKRKGQAIATFVERKSRLTIVKRLQGRDSTSMTKAILELANQLEDNLKTLTVDHGKEFANYKLIEEQARIPLYFAHAYSPHERGSNENRNRVLRRFIPKGQPIEEITDDELIQINWYLNSRPLKCLNWRTPIEIFLRNLRH; this is encoded by the coding sequence ATGGGCACCACTATTTTATCATTTGAAGACCGTGTTGTCATCGAAACTCTTCGTTATGAAAACCGCTCCCTTAAATACATCGCTGATTACCTTGGCTTCAGTAAAACCACGATCTTTAATGAGGTTCATCGTTTGACTGGTGAATATCACGCAGTTAAAGCTCAAGCTGATCATGAAGCTAAACTTAGTCATCGTGGGCGTAAAACCATCTTAACGACTAACCTCAAGCGATTAATTGAAGAAAAGATTAAGATCCAAAAATGGTCGATTGAACAAGTGGCTCATGTAGTTAGAATCGCCTACAAGACCATCTACAACTGGATTGATCAAGGAGTATTGGATATTGGCGTGGCTGATTTACCTGACCATGGAATTCGCCGCCGACGAGCCATAGAAACCCGTGGGACTTTTAGCCATGGACGTTCCATTGAAGATCGTCCCGCTGAAGTTATTGACCGTCATACCTCAGGTCACTTTGAAGCAGATACAGTTTTATCTGGAAAGCGTAAAGGTCAAGCAATAGCTACGTTTGTCGAGCGTAAGAGTCGTCTTACCATCGTTAAACGGCTTCAGGGACGAGATAGTACCTCAATGACCAAGGCCATTTTAGAATTAGCTAACCAGTTAGAAGATAATCTCAAGACCCTTACTGTTGACCATGGGAAAGAATTCGCTAACTACAAGCTAATTGAAGAGCAGGCCAGGATTCCCCTCTACTTTGCGCATGCTTATTCTCCACATGAACGGGGCAGTAATGAGAATCGCAACCGAGTACTACGACGCTTTATCCCCAAAGGTCAACCGATTGAGGAAATCACTGATGATGAGTTAATTCAAATTAACTGGTATTTGAACTCCAGGCCACTCAAATGTTTAAACTGGCGCACACCAATTGAGATCTTTTTGCGTAATCTGCGTCACTAA
- a CDS encoding L,D-transpeptidase — MNLRVKHWIYGIFCLLVAIIAIGPELHAASNAHPQKAVVESQVKEKPTQEKEIDNSESHMRTPIDWHKSSETVPYPDLNKVKDLWIKVDLKNNRTYLYDGSKVIYTMYSTGGIYKKDPKTGKLKSVTPTGTFYAQQERGDSFFNQSLKEGANYYVSWKNHGEYLFHSVPTKADGKYNEQEAAKLGKTQGSHGCIRLSVPDAQWMEKNLPVGTKIEIVG, encoded by the coding sequence TTGAACTTACGAGTAAAGCATTGGATTTATGGAATATTTTGCTTATTAGTAGCAATAATTGCAATTGGTCCAGAATTACATGCTGCTTCAAATGCACATCCCCAAAAAGCAGTAGTTGAATCGCAAGTAAAAGAAAAGCCAACACAAGAAAAGGAAATCGATAATAGTGAAAGTCATATGAGAACCCCAATTGATTGGCATAAGTCCTCGGAAACAGTTCCGTATCCAGATTTGAATAAAGTGAAGGACCTTTGGATTAAAGTTGACTTAAAAAATAATCGGACATATTTGTATGATGGTTCAAAGGTCATTTATACAATGTATAGCACAGGTGGAATTTATAAAAAGGATCCAAAAACTGGTAAGCTGAAAAGCGTGACCCCGACAGGAACATTTTATGCTCAACAAGAGCGAGGAGATAGCTTTTTTAATCAATCGTTGAAAGAAGGAGCTAATTACTACGTTTCTTGGAAGAATCATGGAGAATACTTGTTTCATAGTGTTCCGACTAAAGCAGATGGAAAATATAATGAACAAGAAGCTGCTAAACTTGGAAAAACACAGGGCTCTCACGGGTGTATTCGGCTTTCAGTGCCGGACGCACAATGGATGGAAAAGAATTTGCCAGTCGGTACTAAGATTGAGATTGTCGGCTAA
- a CDS encoding IS30 family transposase, with protein MTHLNDTMSTSLLTTHKKNAHLTKEERVMIATLKSQGLSNRAIGRQLGVNHQTINNELNRGTVRQLRRQKSNGKIYEYSYYIYSYEAGQATYLEHHRHSGRRRLYYSSKQFLRLADQLMLGEFDDHHYSPQAVIYKARDLMNDGTLIPKSVVTLYQWINEGVLRTSNLDLFEKPKRKHHRTHPQAKRCLGPNIAQRPQTADQRSEIGHWELDTVQGQKNGNDSVVLVMTDRLSRVNITSKIAGKTAHAVNQFFINLRQKMGTDAYYRIFKTITSDNGSEFSELTQVHDHVFYADPYSPWERGSNEINNRFLRKEITKGEAINNYSSAQIIATNDWMNHYPRAMFNGHSSMDIYRKAFYQEISQLHQPIINWSVLFI; from the coding sequence ATGACGCACTTAAATGATACCATGTCTACTAGTTTATTGACTACTCATAAAAAGAATGCTCATCTTACTAAAGAAGAACGTGTGATGATTGCGACTTTAAAGTCGCAAGGACTTTCCAATCGCGCAATTGGTCGCCAATTAGGAGTTAATCATCAAACAATTAATAACGAGCTCAACCGTGGTACGGTCCGCCAACTTCGTCGTCAAAAATCTAATGGTAAGATTTACGAATATTCTTACTACATCTATAGTTATGAAGCTGGTCAGGCCACATATCTTGAACATCACCGCCATTCTGGTCGTCGTCGCTTATATTATTCTTCAAAGCAATTTTTACGATTAGCTGATCAGCTAATGCTTGGTGAGTTTGACGACCACCATTACTCCCCACAAGCGGTTATTTATAAGGCTCGAGATTTAATGAATGATGGCACCCTGATCCCAAAGTCGGTTGTAACTTTATATCAATGGATTAATGAGGGTGTGCTTCGTACGTCCAATTTAGACCTCTTTGAAAAACCTAAACGTAAGCATCATCGAACTCATCCGCAAGCTAAAAGGTGCTTAGGGCCTAATATTGCTCAACGACCTCAAACTGCGGACCAACGGTCCGAAATTGGCCATTGGGAACTAGATACAGTTCAGGGACAGAAAAACGGTAATGACAGTGTTGTACTAGTAATGACTGATCGCCTTTCACGAGTTAATATCACAAGTAAAATTGCTGGTAAAACTGCGCATGCAGTAAATCAGTTCTTTATAAATTTACGCCAGAAAATGGGCACAGATGCTTACTATCGCATCTTTAAGACAATAACCTCTGACAACGGTTCAGAATTTAGTGAGTTAACACAAGTTCACGATCATGTTTTCTATGCTGATCCGTATTCCCCTTGGGAACGTGGATCCAATGAGATCAATAACCGGTTTCTCCGCAAGGAGATTACCAAAGGTGAAGCTATAAATAACTATAGTAGTGCTCAGATCATAGCGACTAATGATTGGATGAATCACTATCCACGAGCTATGTTTAATGGACATTCGTCAATGGATATCTATCGTAAGGCCTTCTACCAAGAGATATCACAGCTCCATCAACCAATAATCAATTGGTCAGTATTATTTATTTGA
- a CDS encoding NAD(P)H-hydrate epimerase, translated as MTDKIVTAEEMRHYDSYTINTIGIPSLVLMERAALAVRDEILHAFPIALKDVVVVAGSGNNGGDGIAIARLLHIAGVHVTILNIGNPKHASAEHQTQEKIAHYYQIPETSDLAVLNKATLIVDAMFGIGIDRAVKGAYADAINAINNTDAVVVAVDMPSGVNTDTGEVMGTAVKATTTVTFAYNKVGLTKNDGKDYAGNVVVANDMGTYAID; from the coding sequence ATGACTGATAAAATTGTTACTGCAGAAGAAATGCGACATTACGATTCTTACACCATTAATACAATTGGTATCCCCTCCCTTGTGTTAATGGAACGGGCTGCTCTAGCCGTTCGCGATGAAATTTTACATGCTTTTCCGATCGCGCTAAAAGATGTGGTAGTAGTAGCTGGTAGTGGAAACAATGGCGGGGATGGAATAGCCATTGCACGCTTGCTTCATATTGCAGGTGTCCATGTAACAATCCTCAATATAGGTAATCCTAAGCATGCATCTGCTGAACATCAAACACAAGAAAAGATCGCGCACTATTATCAAATTCCTGAAACTTCTGATCTCGCTGTCCTTAATAAGGCAACATTAATTGTCGATGCCATGTTTGGAATCGGAATCGATCGCGCAGTAAAAGGAGCTTATGCCGACGCGATTAATGCGATCAATAACACTGATGCGGTTGTCGTTGCAGTAGATATGCCATCAGGAGTTAATACTGATACTGGAGAAGTAATGGGGACTGCTGTCAAAGCTACCACAACCGTAACTTTTGCCTATAATAAGGTCGGCTTAACCAAAAATGACGGAAAAGATTACGCAGGAAATGTTGTCGTTGCAAATGATATGGGAACCTATGCAATAGACTGA
- the hisS gene encoding histidine--tRNA ligase — protein MDYQKPKGTADILPGTTSIWEKVEQNAREVFKQFGYRGIRTPMFEDYHVFSRNVGDTSDIVEKEMYDFHDKGDRHIALRPEGTAGVVRAYVENKLYGPEYPKPYKVYYMGPMFRYERPQSGRQREFHQIGVEALNNESPQIDVEVISMAMALFKKFGVPNVKLVINTLGDKKVREDYREALINYLKPHYDELSKDSQERLYKNPLRVLDSKDEGDKKIVAEAPSILDYLDEESQAYFDEVQALLNKLGIDFEIDTNMVRGLDYYNHTIFEIMSDSPVFGGGYTTVCAGGRYNGLISQLGGPEEGGIGFGMGVERLMLLLQEENPVFAPQDQLDVFFASADQQGDEMAFEVLSKIRQQGIVADKDYSGVKVGKQIKEAFRRNAKYFAVFGAREVEEGTFQLKNAATKDATTIKVSDFVANPAEYLK, from the coding sequence ATGGATTATCAAAAGCCAAAGGGAACTGCAGATATCTTACCAGGAACTACAAGCATTTGGGAAAAAGTAGAACAAAATGCGCGCGAAGTTTTTAAACAGTTTGGATACCGTGGAATTCGAACACCGATGTTTGAAGACTACCATGTTTTTTCACGGAATGTGGGCGATACTTCAGATATTGTTGAAAAAGAAATGTACGATTTCCATGATAAGGGTGATCGGCATATTGCATTACGTCCAGAGGGAACAGCTGGAGTAGTACGGGCTTACGTAGAAAATAAGCTCTATGGTCCAGAATATCCTAAACCTTATAAAGTTTATTACATGGGGCCAATGTTCCGGTATGAACGACCACAATCAGGGCGGCAACGTGAATTTCACCAAATTGGGGTTGAAGCATTAAACAATGAGTCACCACAGATTGATGTGGAAGTTATTTCAATGGCAATGGCTCTCTTTAAGAAGTTTGGGGTGCCAAATGTTAAATTGGTTATTAATACTCTTGGGGATAAGAAAGTTCGTGAAGACTACCGTGAAGCATTAATTAACTACTTAAAGCCTCACTATGATGAATTGAGTAAAGACTCTCAAGAACGTTTATATAAGAATCCATTGCGTGTACTTGATAGTAAAGATGAAGGTGATAAGAAGATTGTTGCAGAAGCTCCATCAATTCTTGATTACCTTGATGAAGAGTCACAAGCTTACTTTGACGAAGTGCAGGCCTTATTAAATAAATTAGGAATTGATTTTGAAATTGATACCAATATGGTGCGGGGACTAGATTACTATAACCATACTATTTTTGAAATTATGTCAGACTCACCAGTATTTGGTGGTGGGTACACGACTGTTTGTGCAGGAGGCCGTTATAATGGTTTGATTAGCCAGCTTGGTGGCCCTGAAGAAGGTGGAATTGGCTTCGGAATGGGTGTTGAACGATTAATGCTCTTACTCCAAGAAGAAAATCCTGTATTTGCTCCTCAAGACCAATTAGACGTCTTCTTTGCTAGTGCAGATCAGCAAGGAGATGAAATGGCATTTGAAGTCCTCAGTAAAATTCGTCAGCAAGGAATTGTGGCTGACAAAGATTACAGCGGGGTAAAAGTTGGTAAGCAGATCAAAGAAGCTTTCCGTCGTAACGCGAAGTACTTTGCAGTGTTTGGTGCTCGTGAAGTTGAAGAAGGAACTTTCCAACTAAAGAATGCTGCTACTAAGGATGCAACAACTATTAAAGTTAGCGATTTTGTAGCAAATCCGGCAGAATATTTGAAATAA
- a CDS encoding ISLre2-like element ISLre2 family transposase, protein MDILTEIEQNLVKSGSLFEAEQIILKGVLELGQVIMQNFLESLDRSLKSQAPANYQVINKQPRTLNFIFGPVTFQRRYYQAGTKKREFYLDQQLKIKPRRRLSPHYLMMMAKIAQTTTMRNTADILNLVFDSGITADSVMHAVHELGNQVAKQTQAKEHQTTPRHMPKNLTIEGDAFMIKGKKEAGQLTLVHHYRVYERVANQIINRHDFLSVGHQGRLEARLSDYLDRHYKLAGQTIFLASDAGPGYEPAKLLSLVPQGAHGEYFLDRYHCLQKIEHTLGHHNELAMRAIKAVRHHDQAELTIILDTYESQNLTEKQADDLMRLRKYLQRNWRYILSPQMRGFKDIHLIGSVESSHRAFTYRMKKQGKSWTEQGAKAMIGLIEARMNGELQASLNTILEQLTVLPRVAQTSLLQEIHIRTGEFLRKAPTKPSIGAVQGIIPINTATSRPMGQLFKALTH, encoded by the coding sequence ATGGATATTTTAACAGAAATCGAGCAGAATTTGGTGAAATCAGGCAGTTTATTTGAAGCTGAACAGATTATTTTAAAAGGGGTATTGGAGTTAGGACAAGTAATCATGCAAAACTTTTTGGAAAGCTTAGATCGAAGCTTAAAGTCCCAAGCTCCAGCGAACTATCAAGTAATCAATAAACAGCCACGGACGCTTAACTTTATCTTTGGCCCGGTGACTTTTCAACGACGGTATTATCAGGCTGGGACAAAGAAACGTGAATTTTACTTAGACCAACAATTAAAAATTAAACCACGTCGTCGTTTATCGCCGCACTACTTAATGATGATGGCTAAGATTGCCCAAACAACTACAATGCGTAATACTGCCGACATTTTGAACCTTGTATTTGACAGCGGAATTACTGCCGATTCGGTAATGCACGCCGTGCATGAGTTAGGAAATCAGGTAGCTAAACAAACTCAAGCAAAAGAACACCAAACTACTCCTCGCCATATGCCTAAAAATTTAACTATTGAGGGTGATGCCTTTATGATTAAAGGCAAAAAAGAAGCAGGTCAGCTGACTCTTGTGCACCATTATCGGGTTTATGAGCGAGTAGCTAATCAAATCATTAATCGGCATGACTTTCTCAGTGTTGGGCACCAAGGACGGCTTGAAGCACGACTAAGTGATTATTTAGACCGCCATTATAAGCTTGCCGGTCAAACGATCTTTTTGGCCAGTGACGCTGGCCCAGGTTACGAACCAGCTAAGCTATTAAGTCTAGTTCCTCAAGGTGCACATGGTGAATACTTTCTCGACCGCTATCATTGCTTACAGAAAATTGAACATACTTTAGGTCATCACAACGAATTAGCTATGCGAGCAATTAAAGCGGTTCGCCATCATGATCAAGCAGAGCTAACGATAATTTTAGATACTTATGAATCACAAAACTTAACAGAAAAACAAGCAGACGACCTAATGCGTTTAAGAAAATATCTACAGCGAAATTGGCGGTACATCCTCTCGCCACAAATGCGTGGATTTAAGGATATTCATTTAATCGGTTCAGTCGAAAGTTCTCACCGGGCTTTTACTTACCGGATGAAGAAACAGGGCAAGTCGTGGACTGAGCAGGGGGCTAAGGCCATGATTGGTTTAATTGAAGCCCGAATGAATGGTGAACTGCAAGCTAGTTTAAATACGATCCTAGAACAATTAACAGTTCTTCCTCGAGTGGCTCAAACCAGCCTATTACAGGAAATACATATTCGAACTGGAGAGTTTCTAAGAAAAGCACCGACAAAGCCGTCAATTGGAGCAGTACAAGGAATAATTCCGATTAACACGGCCACAAGTAGACCAATGGGACAACTTTTTAAGGCACTAACCCACTAA
- a CDS encoding IS3 family transposase has protein sequence MKGSARKARDGDCVRKKINRNTQSGGGKGLRYQAIKELNQENGWSISQLCKIADSSRDGYYKWLNRKPSRYHNEQAELLEAIVELEEEHNWTLGYLAMTTQLSFENRLSFTAGLKRITNCMRKHGIRANIRKKKRNRIQRHEEYINDNLLQGQFDRETKNEVWVTDTTEVAYGEHTLHKVRVHVILDLYGRYALSYNISDTETSSAVIETFNRAFTVEPDAQPMIHTDRGSAYCSSMFNDYLASKNCIHSMSHPGHPWENSPIERWWNDFKLIWINKHNRPKTLAELEQLVKGAIEYFNTKRAYTSKNGLTAEQFRNQAA, from the coding sequence ATTAAGGGCTCAGCTAGAAAAGCAAGAGATGGAGATTGCGTTCGCAAAAAAATTAACAGAAATACGCAATCGGGAGGTGGAAAAGGACTCCGGTACCAAGCCATCAAAGAACTAAATCAAGAAAATGGATGGTCAATTAGCCAGTTGTGTAAAATAGCTGATTCTTCGCGAGATGGTTATTACAAATGGCTCAATCGAAAGCCAAGTCGATATCATAATGAGCAAGCAGAGTTACTTGAAGCGATTGTAGAGTTAGAAGAAGAACATAATTGGACGCTGGGATATTTAGCGATGACTACACAGTTAAGCTTTGAAAACCGTTTAAGCTTTACCGCTGGATTAAAACGAATAACTAATTGCATGCGTAAGCATGGAATTAGAGCAAATATTAGGAAGAAGAAGCGCAATCGAATTCAACGCCATGAAGAATACATCAATGACAACTTATTGCAGGGACAATTCGACCGTGAAACTAAAAATGAAGTGTGGGTTACCGACACAACGGAAGTTGCCTACGGCGAACACACACTTCATAAAGTACGAGTACACGTTATTTTAGATTTATATGGTCGTTACGCTTTAAGCTACAATATTTCAGACACAGAAACTTCATCAGCAGTAATTGAAACCTTTAATCGTGCTTTTACGGTTGAACCTGATGCGCAACCAATGATCCATACTGACCGCGGATCAGCTTACTGCTCAAGTATGTTCAACGACTACTTAGCCTCTAAAAATTGTATTCATAGTATGTCACACCCCGGTCATCCTTGGGAAAACTCCCCCATAGAGCGTTGGTGGAATGACTTCAAGCTAATCTGGATTAACAAACATAATCGTCCTAAGACGCTAGCAGAGCTAGAACAGCTCGTCAAAGGAGCCATTGAATACTTTAATACCAAACGCGCTTACACAAGCAAAAACGGCTTGACCGCGGAACAATTCCGCAATCAAGCTGCCTAA
- a CDS encoding helix-turn-helix domain-containing protein, with protein MGRKSKYSAEEKLLILNEVLRNGIHKVITKYKISQKTIRRWSLLYKYQGMPGLQTSHHNQSYSKEFKNSLVEQYQQTDEALDLFAIKHGLRSQRQLEQWIIRYNESNLKAYTPRKRDSKMSGRKTDFEERLTIIEELIKHDVNYNWAVEKYHISYQQVYGWYQKYRKSGNDPESLRDRRGKAKPEEKWTEVDRLKAENHLLRAQLEKQEMEIAFAKKLTEIRNREVEKDSGTKPSKN; from the coding sequence ATGGGAAGAAAATCTAAATACTCAGCAGAGGAAAAACTCTTAATCCTCAATGAAGTTTTACGAAATGGAATCCATAAGGTAATAACTAAGTACAAGATTAGCCAAAAAACTATCAGGCGGTGGAGTCTTCTATACAAGTATCAGGGAATGCCAGGACTTCAAACAAGTCATCATAATCAAAGCTACTCTAAAGAATTTAAAAACTCATTGGTTGAACAATATCAACAAACAGATGAGGCATTAGATTTATTTGCGATAAAACACGGTTTACGATCTCAAAGGCAACTAGAACAATGGATTATCCGGTATAATGAATCTAACTTAAAGGCCTATACGCCAAGAAAGCGAGATTCAAAAATGAGTGGACGAAAGACTGACTTTGAAGAACGACTTACTATCATTGAAGAGTTGATTAAGCATGATGTGAACTACAATTGGGCAGTTGAAAAGTACCATATTAGTTACCAACAAGTTTATGGCTGGTATCAAAAGTATCGCAAAAGCGGTAATGACCCAGAATCACTTCGTGATCGCCGAGGCAAAGCTAAGCCAGAAGAGAAGTGGACGGAAGTTGACCGACTCAAGGCAGAAAATCACTTATTAAGGGCTCAGCTAGAAAAGCAAGAGATGGAGATTGCGTTCGCAAAAAAATTAACAGAAATACGCAATCGGGAGGTGGAAAAGGACTCCGGTACCAAGCCATCAAAGAACTAA